In Lacibacter sp. H375, one DNA window encodes the following:
- a CDS encoding glycoside hydrolase family 25 protein, producing MARKKKKSLRYLPVIIVALVFAGGAFLVVRNWWLERQAGMIRYREFGIPIPTKYSMHGIDVSRYQQIINWDAVKGMNVEGVQISFAFIKATEGNSGTDSHFKRNWRKAGEAGMTRGAYHFFIATKDGTMQARNFVKCVKLEKGDLPPVLDVEQTYGVSKTILQQRVKAFLYATELAYGIKPIIYTNADFYKQYLKEGFDEYPLWVAHYLRPVAPRIDRDWHFWQHSESGRVNGIPGKVDFNVFSGDSTQFENLLLK from the coding sequence ATGGCCCGCAAGAAAAAGAAATCACTTCGCTATCTTCCTGTTATTATTGTAGCTCTTGTATTTGCAGGTGGTGCTTTTTTAGTTGTGCGTAACTGGTGGCTCGAACGGCAGGCCGGTATGATCCGCTACCGTGAGTTTGGCATTCCTATTCCTACAAAATACAGTATGCATGGTATTGACGTAAGCCGTTACCAGCAGATCATAAACTGGGATGCAGTAAAAGGAATGAATGTGGAAGGTGTGCAGATCAGCTTTGCGTTTATTAAAGCAACAGAAGGAAACAGCGGTACCGATTCACACTTTAAACGCAACTGGCGTAAAGCAGGAGAAGCAGGTATGACCCGTGGAGCTTATCATTTTTTTATTGCCACGAAAGATGGAACGATGCAGGCAAGAAATTTTGTGAAGTGTGTAAAGCTGGAGAAAGGTGACTTGCCTCCGGTGCTTGATGTTGAGCAAACCTATGGCGTGAGCAAAACCATTTTACAACAACGGGTGAAAGCATTTTTATATGCAACTGAACTGGCGTATGGTATAAAGCCTATTATTTACACGAATGCGGATTTTTATAAACAGTACTTAAAAGAAGGATTTGATGAGTATCCATTGTGGGTGGCACATTATCTTCGTCCGGTTGCACCACGCATTGATCGTGATTGGCATTTCTGGCAACACAGCGAAAGCGGTCGTGTAAATGGTATTCCCGGTAAAGTTGATTTTAATGTATTCAGTGGAGACAGTACTCAATTTGAAAACCTGCTGTTGAAATAA
- a CDS encoding glycosyltransferase, translating to MLWLLLTLLLFVPYSILLLLYRYWWSKSATLNLPDSFAATTSFTILIPARNEEENIKACLQSIQQLNYPKELIEVIVIDDFSDDNTVATAKQFSALQVIELKDILKEKINSYKKKAIEVGVEKATGKYIVTTDADCTVPTNWLRNFAYIIEYQPTVFIAAPVAMKEESSFIKLFQSLDFLTLQGITAASVGAGFHSMCNGANLCYSKEAFYAVGGFKGVDHIASGDDMLLMHKLYRRFPTQVHYCKAADSIVLTNPVERVSEFFRQRIRWASKADQYDDKRIFWVLLLVYLLNVLFVVLFIAACFNSSLWMLLAGSLLFKTIIELIFLIPVAGFFQKEKLLWWFPLAQPFHIVYTVIAGWLGKFGKYDWKGRTVK from the coding sequence ATGCTGTGGCTGCTGCTTACACTTTTACTGTTTGTGCCTTATTCAATACTGTTGCTGCTGTATCGGTATTGGTGGAGTAAGTCTGCGACACTCAACCTTCCTGATTCATTTGCTGCAACCACATCCTTTACCATTCTTATTCCCGCACGCAACGAAGAAGAAAATATAAAAGCGTGCTTGCAGAGTATTCAACAGTTAAACTATCCGAAAGAGTTGATCGAAGTAATTGTGATCGATGATTTCAGTGACGATAATACGGTTGCAACTGCAAAACAATTTTCAGCTTTGCAGGTGATTGAGTTAAAAGATATACTGAAAGAAAAGATCAACTCCTATAAAAAGAAAGCCATTGAAGTGGGTGTTGAAAAAGCAACAGGTAAATACATTGTAACAACAGATGCTGATTGTACAGTTCCAACTAACTGGTTACGCAACTTTGCTTACATCATCGAATACCAACCAACAGTTTTTATTGCAGCACCTGTTGCTATGAAAGAAGAAAGTTCATTTATTAAATTATTTCAGTCGCTTGATTTTTTAACACTGCAGGGAATTACTGCAGCGTCTGTTGGCGCAGGTTTTCACAGTATGTGCAATGGTGCTAATCTCTGCTACAGCAAAGAAGCGTTTTACGCTGTTGGTGGTTTTAAAGGTGTGGACCATATTGCCAGTGGTGATGATATGCTACTGATGCATAAACTCTATCGCCGTTTCCCAACCCAAGTGCATTACTGCAAAGCAGCAGACAGTATTGTGCTCACCAACCCTGTTGAAAGGGTAAGTGAATTTTTCCGTCAGCGTATACGCTGGGCCAGCAAAGCCGATCAATATGATGATAAACGTATCTTCTGGGTATTGCTGTTGGTTTATTTGCTCAACGTATTGTTTGTTGTTCTTTTTATTGCTGCATGTTTCAACAGCAGTTTATGGATGCTCCTTGCTGGAAGTTTACTCTTCAAAACAATCATTGAACTTATTTTTCTGATACCTGTGGCCGGTTTCTTTCAAAAAGAAAAACTGCTGTGGTGGTTTCCGCTTGCACAGCCTTTTCATATTGTGTACACGGTTATTGCAGGTTGGTTGGGTAAGTTTGGAAAGTACGATTGGAAAGGAAGAACAGTGAAGTAG
- a CDS encoding ABC transporter permease codes for MSDTEYSFTKIFWKKLRRNKGAVFGLSIIVLALLTAVFAYILAPDATPDANRIIVEIAAKKPGYKQQFIKIEREQQNNSSLSDLFFGAEDQYQYIPISSYKQTGNGYAVEKFVDEGVTEPLTFRFTGHQKESPIVTKTFWLGTDKFGRDILSRLIVGVRVSLSVGLIAVAISLTVGIFLGAVAGYFRGWIDEAILWLINVVWSIPTLLLVFAITLALGKGFWQVFIAVGLTLWVNVARLVRGQVLSIRELNYIEATKAMGFSHSRTIFKHILPNIMGPVIVIAASNFASAIVIEAGLSFLGVGVQAPQPSWGLMIKENYNFIITNNPMLAIAPGIAIMLLVLAFNLLGNGLRDGLDVRS; via the coding sequence ATGTCTGACACAGAATATTCCTTTACAAAAATCTTCTGGAAAAAACTCCGCCGGAATAAAGGCGCTGTTTTTGGCTTAAGCATTATTGTGTTGGCCTTACTCACTGCTGTGTTTGCATACATCCTTGCGCCCGATGCGACTCCTGATGCTAACCGTATAATCGTCGAGATCGCTGCAAAGAAGCCGGGCTATAAACAACAGTTCATTAAAATTGAACGTGAGCAGCAGAACAATTCTTCGCTCTCTGATCTTTTCTTTGGTGCAGAAGATCAATATCAATACATCCCTATCAGTTCGTATAAGCAAACAGGGAACGGTTATGCCGTTGAGAAATTTGTAGATGAAGGAGTAACTGAACCGTTGACATTTCGTTTTACCGGTCATCAAAAAGAAAGCCCGATCGTTACCAAAACCTTCTGGCTGGGTACCGATAAATTCGGCCGGGATATTTTAAGCAGGCTCATTGTTGGTGTGCGGGTGAGTTTAAGTGTTGGGCTAATTGCTGTGGCTATTTCGTTAACCGTTGGCATTTTTCTCGGAGCTGTAGCCGGTTATTTCCGTGGCTGGATCGATGAAGCTATTCTCTGGCTCATTAATGTAGTGTGGAGCATCCCTACTTTATTACTGGTGTTTGCCATTACGCTGGCTTTGGGCAAAGGTTTTTGGCAGGTGTTCATCGCCGTTGGCTTAACGCTTTGGGTGAATGTGGCCCGCCTGGTTCGTGGGCAGGTGCTCAGCATCCGTGAACTCAATTATATTGAAGCCACCAAGGCCATGGGCTTTTCGCATTCCCGTACGATTTTTAAACATATCCTTCCAAACATTATGGGCCCGGTGATCGTGATTGCGGCCAGCAATTTTGCCAGCGCTATCGTGATTGAAGCCGGTTTGAGTTTCCTGGGAGTTGGCGTACAGGCACCGCAACCCAGCTGGGGACTAATGATAAAAGAGAACTACAATTTCATTATCACTAACAATCCCATGCTGGCCATTGCCCCGGGCATTGCTATTATGCTGCTGGTACTGGCCTTCAACTTGCTGGGTAATGGGTTAAGGGATGGGTTGGATGTGAGGAGTTAA